The window CCTTTTCTCCATGCCACACAAAGCAGCATTGGGAGCCCAGGCTCCAGggctttcttcccctccctccctcacttgcCTTTGTCCAAGTCACCATGGAAGGCTCTGCAGGGAGCAGGAAATAGAGTGGGAGCCCAGGGCTCTGCTACCTCACTGGCTGTCCATCAACCTGCCTGACCAGGCCCAGGCCAAGACCAGGTCAGCCCTTAGGGATGGCCCAGGATGCTGGGACACGGAGGAAGTGAGGCTGGGCTCAGGAGGCAGGAAGGGGAAGGTGGGGGGGATGACAACAGAAACGGGGTGAAGGTAGGGGAGGGACAGATGGGTGAGACATAGGAAAGAGGAGACAATGGAGAAACAGTATGCAATGCAAATGGAAGGGAAAGATGCTCTACTGTGGAGGTGGAGTTCAGGGAGTTATAGAGAAGAAAAGGGCTCCCCAGCTGCAGCCCTTTCCTTCATCGCCCTCTGGCTGGCCTCGGGGATGAAGGCAGGAAAGGAAAACATGCACCTGTTGGGCTGGGGCCCACTGGATGCAGCTGGAGCCTTTCTCACCTGTGTGAGCTCAGTCTGAGCTGGGCATGGGAAACAGAGCAGCCACAGGGACAGAAGACCTTCTCCCAGGAGGAGTGAAGGGTCAGGCCTCAGCTCAGCATGGGGTTCAGAGTCTAGCGACCCCCTCTCCTGACCACTGCATTCTCTTCTGATGGTCCCTGACACCTGTGCCCCACTGTGCTGGTGCCTTGACTGGGGAATGTACCCATCTGAGGCTACCCAGGGCTCCTCTGAGGGAGGACCCTCTGAGGGCCCAGGCAGTATGATGTGAGgtgtggagggaaggaggggtaGTGCCCTGAGAGGCCTGTCCTTCTCTTTCCTCAACTTCCTCTGCCCTCTTCCTTCCACTCCTGTTTCAGGAACGTGGCCCGCTTCTGGTCCCCTGACTCAGGAAACCCAGGTTTCTCCCCAAGGAGGGCCCAGCTCCTGGCATTGGGCCAGAGGAAGAGATGGCATGACAGCAGCCACCCATGGCCTCAGCCCTCAATATGGGGCAGGGAAGCCCTCATGCCAGCCTAGGACAAGTGGGGGGACCTTTTTGGAGCAAGAGAAGGAGCACCCCTCTCGGGACAGGGGAGGGAAGCCCCATCTCAGCATGGAAGCAGGAAGACCTGTCTCAGCATGAGGCCCTGGACTAAAGGACTCTTCTTGGTCCAGGGCACCAGCATCTGAATACTGCTGgccctggggaggtgggggagccCTGCTTCCTGGAGCACACTTACAGAGGGCACACTGGAGGAGGCTTGGTGGAGACAGGTGAGAAACACACCCCAGAGCAGGTGAAAAGGGGACCATgtcagaggaaggaaaggagacctCTAAGCACAGATGAGTGAGTGACACAGagagaggagtgtgtgtgtgtgtgtgtgtgtgtgtgtgtgtgtgtgtaggagggGAGGTTTGTGGTCTTCCCAGAGGACCAAGGCTGCTTCTTCTTGCAGAAGGGCACTTTCATATAGAGCTCAGTCACCCAGGGAGCAAAGATGCCCAGGAAGGGCGACAGGGGTTGCCACTGACCTTACATGGGCAGACTGGTCCGAGAAGGTGCTGCACAAGGGGTTCCCTTCTAGCCATACCTCTTTGAGCTTCAGCCCTTTCACCTTGCCCAACTCCCACGCCGACTCCAGCTAAGAAAGATGGGGAGGAAACTGGAGAAGGAGGGCCAGGGAAAGAGAGACACCTGGAACCCTGGGCCTTGAATTCCCCCAGCCCTCACAGTTACCCACAGGTACCACTGCTTGGCTGTTGCCATTATCCTGATGTGTACTGCCATCCATCCTCCACCCAAAGTTGATCTGGTTCCCCTTTCTCACCTTATTTTTGGAGAGATTCAGGGTCTTGACTTTGGAAGCCTTCTCTATAATGTCAGACAGGCCTTCCAGCTGGTACAGTTTGTTGTTGCACAAGTTCAAAGACAATAGGTTTGGGTCAAGAAGAGTTAGAGTGGTGGCTACTATCTTGGGCCTCAGAGACAAATCTGCCCTCCACCTTATCTGTTCCACCCCTCTAACTAAATATCAGAACTGGGCCTAAGGCTTCACCTCAGGGAAATTTCTTTCAATGATCTTCAGGGTGGCAGCCATGCAGTTTCTTTAATTCAGGATTATATCAATGTCACGGCCCATCAAGTCTTGAAGAAGCCAAGAGAAGGGAATCAGAAGGCTGGGAGGGTCCTGGCTGGACCAGAGCCAGCCCCAACCCCTCTGTAAATTGCCATCCCTAAGTCTCCCTGTCAGGTAGACCTCTCTGCCCCTACTTGCCTTAGAATTGCTGCTGTCAGCTATACCTGGGTCAAAGCGGAGATTCTGGAGATCAAGAGCTTGCTGGGAGACATTGTACCATTTGTTCATGGTCAGCTGCAGAGATAGAGATGAAGACAGAGGCTCTGAGGCtctagtggtggtggtggtggtggtggtgacagggAAAGAGGGGGCCAGGGGAAGAAGAGATGGGTCCAGGAAGTGGACATACAATGATCCTTGAGTCTGTATTACCTTTAGCATCTCCATTTGGCCTGGCTTCAACTTATTCTTCACAGAGTAGGGCGCAGTAAAATGATTGACAAATATACATATCTGCAGGGAGGCAGGGTGGTAAGTACCAGGACCTCTAATCCCAAAGAGGATGACCAGCCCCCTGGCCTGTCCTCCTGCCCAGAGACTAAGTACAGGGAATGCCCTCGGCACACACCTTTTGGTTCTCATCATCATAAATCTTATAACTGACATCCTTCAATGCGGAGGCAGCACTAGCATCCTGGACAAAGAAGCATGCCCAATTTCAGATGTAGTGGAACTACAGGGAGTGAAGGCAAGAGCAACAGCATCAGAGGCCAATGGCTCCTGCTGAGCCAGGTCTCTCCCCGTCCCCCATGTCCACTCATCTGGCTTCACCATCCTCTCACATCAACCGGAGTGAAGGGGACACTGCAATGGCTCTGGACTGAATTCATTAGCCATGCCTTGTCATACTTTATCCCATAAGGAATCTAAGcgtaaaaagaagaaataggagagaagggagagatgacATGGAACTAAGGATGGAGAACAGAACCAACCAGctgtttatttttccagctttctACTTAGCTTGGGCTTCGAAAAAAAGGGACCACTGAcatgatttcttatttttgtgtgaACTATGGATTCCCTAAACTACCTTTCTCTCCATTCTGAAGCTCTCTTTCAAATAATCAACTTAGGGTGTTTTATGTGGTCTTCTTTCTATCAGGTTCCagaatattctctctctctctctttctttctttcatttctttcttctccttccttccttccttctctctctctctttccttccttccttccttgcttcctgccttccttccttccttccttcctgccttcccttcctccctccctccctccttccttccttccttctctctctctctctttctttctttctttttggagacagagtcttgctctgttgcccaagctggagtgcagtggcatgatcccagctcactacaacctccacctcccaagttcaagcgattctcctgcctcagcctcccgagtagctggatttacaggtgactgccaccatgcccggctaattagtgtatttttagtagacacggggtttcaccatgttgctcaggctggtctcaaatttctaacctcaagggatctgcctgcctcggcctcccaaagtattgggattacaggtgtgagccactgcacctggcccagaatatTCTACCTAATGCAGACCTCAACGAGATACTCACTGTGACCTTGAACCATTTCCTCATGTTTTCATCTTCTGTGTTCTGCCTCATTTCTCTCTC of the Pongo abelii isolate AG06213 chromosome X, NHGRI_mPonAbe1-v2.0_pri, whole genome shotgun sequence genome contains:
- the LOC100451207 gene encoding LOW QUALITY PROTEIN: nuclear RNA export factor 5 (The sequence of the model RefSeq protein was modified relative to this genomic sequence to represent the inferred CDS: substituted 4 bases at 4 genomic stop codons) yields the protein MRQNTEDENMRKWFKVTIPYGIKYDKAWLMNSVQSHCSVPFTPVDFHYIXNWACFFVQDASAASALKDVSYKIYDDENQKICIFVNHFTAPYSVKNKLKPGQMEMLKLTMNKWYNVSQQALDLQNLRFDPDLMGRDIDIILNXRNCMAATLKIIERNFPELLSLNLCNNKLYQLEGLSDIIEKASKVKTLNLSKNKLESAWELGKVKGLKLKEVWLEGNPLCSTFSDQSAHVRSCYPGLLCLDSXELSAPMIVDIDSSEIMKPCKESYTGSETLKSIVLXFLQQSSLCKYFKDSRNIKMLKDPYLQRQLLKHTKCPQNVDSLSALPETQHDFSSILVDMWCQTVNTCFLPRAGPESQSWWCLLSLKWKDGLRVLILPSRGLSSLPLATIPVCAS